The following is a genomic window from Streptomyces sp. NBC_01381.
ACGACCGGCTTTCCCAAGGGGGCCACCCTCTCCCATCACAACATCCTCAACAACGGTTACTGGGTTGGGCGTACGGTCGGCTACACCGAGCAGGATCGGGTGTGTCTTCCTGTGCCCTTCTATCACTGCTTCGGGATGGTCATGGGGAACCTGGGGGCCACCTCTCACGGGGCCTGCATCGTCATCCCCGCGCCCTCCTTCGACCCCGTCGCCACGCTGCACGCCGTCGAGCGCGAGCGCTGCACCTCGCTGTACGGGGTGCCGACCATGTTCATCGCGGAGCTGAACCTCGCCGACTTCGCGACGTACGACCTGAGTTCGCTGCGCACCGGCATCATGGCGGGCTCGCCCTGTCCGGTCGAGGTGATGAAGCGGGTGGTCGCCGAGATGCACATGGAGGAGGTCTCCATCTGTTACGGCATGACGGAGACGTCGCCGGTCTCGACGCAGACGCGGCGTACCGACGACCTGGAGCGGCGTACCGGCACCGTGGGGCGGGTGCTGCCGCACATCGAGGTCAAGGTGGTCGACCCGGTGAGTGGTGTGACGCTGCCGCGCGGCGCGTCCGGTGAGCTGTGCACTCGGGGCTACAGCGTGATGCTCGGCTACTGGGACGAGCCCGAGCGGACGGCCGAGGTGATCGACTCGGGGCGTTGGATGCATACGGGTGACCTTGCGATCATGCGCGAGGACGGTTACGTCCAGATCGTCGGGCGGATCAAGGACATGATCATCCGGGGCGGCGAGAACATTTACCCGCGCGAGATCGAGGAGTTTCTGTACGGCCACCCGAAGATCGCGGATGTCCAGGTGGTGGGGGTTCCCGACGAACGGTACGGGGAGGTTCCGCTCGCCTGCGTGATCCTGAGGGACGCGGAGGATCCGTTGACGCTTGAGGAGCTCCGGGCTTACTGCGAAGGGCAGTTGGCCCACTACAAGGTGCCGGCCGGGCTGCGGATTCTGGACGACTTCCCCATGACCGTGTCTGGGAAAGTGCGGAAGATCGAACTCAGGGAGCGGTACGGGGCGTAGCTCCGCCTGGG
Proteins encoded in this region:
- a CDS encoding AMP-binding protein; the protein is MSELSYAHGVSSTPLLGDTIGRNLDRAVEAWPERDALVDVAAGTRWTYAEFGAAVEQLARGFMGSGVAKGDRVGIWAVNCAEWVLVQYATARIGAIMVNINPAYRAHELEYVLKQAGVTVLVASQSHKSSDYRSLVDQVRPGCPELRSVHYIEDGSWDVLLDAAATVSGAELAAREAELSCDDPVNIQYTSGTTGFPKGATLSHHNILNNGYWVGRTVGYTEQDRVCLPVPFYHCFGMVMGNLGATSHGACIVIPAPSFDPVATLHAVERERCTSLYGVPTMFIAELNLADFATYDLSSLRTGIMAGSPCPVEVMKRVVAEMHMEEVSICYGMTETSPVSTQTRRTDDLERRTGTVGRVLPHIEVKVVDPVSGVTLPRGASGELCTRGYSVMLGYWDEPERTAEVIDSGRWMHTGDLAIMREDGYVQIVGRIKDMIIRGGENIYPREIEEFLYGHPKIADVQVVGVPDERYGEVPLACVILRDAEDPLTLEELRAYCEGQLAHYKVPAGLRILDDFPMTVSGKVRKIELRERYGA